The region GGTCGGCTCGCCGGCGACGATGGCGATGGCCGGTCCGCGGTACTTCGGTTTCGTGATCGGCAGCGCGCTGCCGGCGACGGTCGCCGCCAACTGGCTGGCCACGGCGTGGGATCAGAACACCGGTTTCGAGGAATCCGTGCCCGCCACGTCACGCATCGAGCAGATCGCGCTCGGCTGGCTGCTCGACGTGCTGGAGCTTCCTGCGGGGACCGGCGCCGGCTACGTCACCGGCGCCACGATGGCGAACTTCACCTGCCTGGCGGCCGCGCGTCACACGGTGCTGGCACGCGCCGGCTGGGACGTGGAGGCCAAGGGACTGTTCGGCGCGCCGCCGCTCACGGTGGTGGTGGGCGAGGAAGCCCATCCCACGCTGACCAAGTCGCTCGGTTTGCTCGGGCTCGGGCGTGCGAGCGCGCTCGTGGTGCCCGTCGATTCTCAGGGCCGCATGCGCGCGGACCAGTTTCCGAAGCTTCAGGGCCCCGCGATCGTCTGCGTGCAGATCGGCAACGTGAACTCCGGCGCGTTCGATCCCGTGCACGAGCTGATCCCGCTCGCGAAGCAGGCCGGCGCTTGGGTCCACGTGGACGGCGCCTTCGGATTGTGGGCCGCGGCGTCCAAGGAGCTTCGCCCCCTGGTGCGCGGCGCGTCCGACGCCGACTCGTGGGCGACCGACGCGCACAAGTGGCTCAATGTTCCCTACGACTGCGGACTCGCGTTCGTGCGCGATCCCGAGTCTCTGCGGTCGGCGATGTCGATCACCGCGAGCTACATGCCCAAGCCCGTCACCCGGCATCCCGCCGACTACACTCCCGAGCTTTCGCGCCGGGCACGCGGCGTGGAGGTGTGGACGGCGTTGCGCACGCTGGGACGCTCGGGGCTCGCCGAGATGCTGGAGCGCACCTGCCGGCACGCCCGCCGCTTCGCCGAAGTACTGAGCGGCGCGGGATACGAGGTGCTGAACGAAGTCGTCCTCAACCAGGTCCTGGTCTCGTTCGGCGACCCCGAGACCACGCAGCGTGTGATCGCCGGCATCAAAGCCGACGGCACCTGCTGGTGCGGTGGCACGGTGTGGCAGGGGAAAACGGCGATGCGGATCAGC is a window of Candidatus Eisenbacteria bacterium DNA encoding:
- a CDS encoding aminotransferase class V-fold PLP-dependent enzyme — encoded protein: VGSPATMAMAGPRYFGFVIGSALPATVAANWLATAWDQNTGFEESVPATSRIEQIALGWLLDVLELPAGTGAGYVTGATMANFTCLAAARHTVLARAGWDVEAKGLFGAPPLTVVVGEEAHPTLTKSLGLLGLGRASALVVPVDSQGRMRADQFPKLQGPAIVCVQIGNVNSGAFDPVHELIPLAKQAGAWVHVDGAFGLWAAASKELRPLVRGASDADSWATDAHKWLNVPYDCGLAFVRDPESLRSAMSITASYMPKPVTRHPADYTPELSRRARGVEVWTALRTLGRSGLAEMLERTCRHARRFAEVLSGAGYEVLNEVVLNQVLVSFGDPETTQRVIAGIKADGTCWCGGTVWQGKTAMRISVCSWATTDADVEKSLEAMLRIARQVRGHLVS